GACGTCGCGGTCCCGGTCGTGGGCCGTGTCGGGCCAGCCGGTCGGGTACGCCCACCAGTTGTCCCGGTACGAACCCTTGAGCCCCGCGCAGTACGCCGCGGAGGTGTCGGTGTGGTGGTCGCAGTCGCGGAAGGCGCCGAGCGGTACCCGGTCGCCGTTGAAGTCCTCGGCGAGGACCTGCCAGAACGGCCCGCAGTCGCCGACCGGCAGCGTGCTGCCCGCGCCGCGGCAGGCATCCGCCGACACCGGCACGCCCCCCGCGCTCGGAACGCACAGCAGGATCCCCAGCAGCGTCGCGCCGAGCGCGCCGAACACGACCGGCCGCCGACGCCGCCGTCCGGCCGCAGCATGTGATCCCATCGCGCCGCCTCCGCTCCACGGACGCCCCCGCGAGAGGGGCCACGCCCTTCGAGGGGGCCATCCTCGTGGAGGCACGGAGTCGACGCCACACGGACGGCGCAACGCTCGTCCTTTGCAGTGCTCTTCTTATGAAGCGCGGATCGGTTGAACGGTCCCCGGCGTCAATCGTGCGAGCCTCCCCACGTCTCTATGACCCTGTGGGAGCTGATGTGCACGTGACCTTTCCTTCCCTCGTCCGGACCGGGACGAGGTATCTCTGCCTCCTCGGCATCGTGGCGGGGACGAGCCTGTCGGCCGTGCCTGTCGCCGAGGCCGCCGCGAAGCCCCTGCCCGGCGGCCTCGGTCCGTGCGTGCCGGGCAACTGCCCCGACGGCGACTACCCGCCGACCAACAACGGGGGGATCAAGTACCGCGACAACGGCATCAACATCTACGTGGGCGGGGACTTCCTCGTCCGCGAGAAGGCCGCGGAAGCCGAAGGGCGCGTCGTCGTCCTCGGCGACTTCGACCAGGACAAGGCGGCCGGCGCCAGCAGCATCTACAACGTCGGCGAGGCCGGCGTCGGCTCCCGGGTGGCGCCGCCCAAGGGCGCCGACTGGCTCACCGCGGGCGGCAGCGTCACCGTCGCCGGCGGAGAGCGGCTCCTCGCCGAGGACGGTGTCGTGCGGTACGCCAAGGACGCCGACGGCACGATCCTCGCCACGAAGCGCAAGGACCGTGACGCCGCCGAGCCGTACATCCCGCTGCGCGACGAGCTGACCGCCGCCAGCCAGTGCTACGCGCACCCCGACGGCGGCACACGCACCCCCACCGGAACGGCCACCCACGCGGGCGGCGAGACCCTGTTCCGCGGCGACAACACCTCCATGCTCCAGGTCTTCAACGTCGACTTCGACCTGATGGGCGGCAGCGGCGGCCAGGAGGGCATCCGTTTCGAGGGCATCCCGGACGGCGCCACGATCCTGGTCAACATCCTCGGCACCAAGCGCACCATCAACACGTACAGCGGCACCATCGACGACAGCAGCCAGCTCAACAAGTTGCGCAGCCGCCTGCTGTGGAACTTCCCCGACGCCACCTCGGTGGAGGTCAAGGGCACCGGGCAGTTCCAGGGCAGCGTCCTGGTCGGCAACCAGGGCTCGACGACCACGGTCAGCGTGCCGGGCATGAACGGCCGCTTCTTCACCACGGGCTCGCTCACCCACACCAGCTCGGCGTCGGGCGGCGGCGGCCAGGAGTTCCACAACTACCCCTTCCTCGGCGACCTGCCCGACTGCGCCACCGCGCCCGCCACCGGCGAGGTCAAGGTCGTCAAGACCGACGACGACGGCGGCAAGCCCCTCAAGGGCGCCGAGTTCGAACTGTGGCGCGAGTCCAACGGCGACGACGGCCTGCAGACCGGCGGCGACGACCCGGACACGAAGGTCGGCGACCCCTGCGTCACCGAGGCGCAGGGCGAGTGCGCGCGGACCGTGCCGCTCGGCACGTACTACTGGCGCGAGACCAAGGCGCCGAAGGGGTACGAGCGACCCGACCCGAACGTCTTCGGACCGGTGGAGCTGACCGAGGCGAACGCCTCCGAGGGCGTCTCCGTCCCGGCCACGAACAGGAAGAAGGACGAACCGTCCGTCAAGGAGGGCCTGGTCTCCGTCGTCAAGAAGGACCAGGACACGGGGAAGCCGCTGCCCGGCGCCGTCTTCCAGCTCTGGCACGAGACGAACGGCGAACCCGGCCTCCAGCGCGGCGGCGCGGACCCGGACACCGCCAAGGGATCGCCCTGCACGACGAACTCGTCCGGTGCCTGCCGCAGGACCGTCACGGCCGGCACGTACTACTGGGTGGAGACCAAAGCGCCCGACGGGTACGACCTGCCGGACCCGGCCGCCTTCGGGCCCCTCACCCTCACCGAGTCCGACGTCGCGCTCGGGGCCTCCGTCGAGGCACTGAACCGCAAGGAGCGGCAGCCCGACGTCCACGGCTCCCTCACGGTCGTCAAGAAGGACAAGAAGACGGGCAGGCCGCTGCCGGGCGCCGTCTTCCAGCTCTGGCGCGAGAGCAACGGGACGCCCGGTCTCCAGACGTCGGGCGCGCGCCGGGACACCCTCGCCGACCGGGGCTGCGCCACGGACGGCCGCGGGCGGTGCGCGTTCCAGGGCCTCACGCCCGGCTCGTACTACCTCAGGGAGACCGCCGTTCCCGACGGCTACGTCATGCCCGCGAAGAAGGTCAGCGGCCCGCACAAGGTGACCAAGCCCGCCAAGGACGTCACGGTGACGCTCACCAACCAGCGAGGCGGAGGCAAGAAGGGCAAGTGACCCTCTGATGGTCCGTGTGCCGGGCGCGGGCGGCGTCAGCCGCCCGTGCCCGGCTTCGTTCCCCAGAGGTAGATCCGGTCGCCCTTCTGGAGCAGGTCGTAGAGGCGCCGGGCGTCACCGACGGCCAGGTTGACGCAGCCGCCCGAGCCGGACGAGAAGAGGTCCGAGCGGGTGCCGTGCAGGGCCTGTCCGCCGTTGAAGAACTGCGCGTACGGCATGGGGACGCGGTAGATCGTCGAGTAGTGGTCGCGGTGCTTCCAGTAGATCCGCTGCCAGCCGCGGCGGGTCTCCAGGCCGTCGCGGCCGCTGCGCACCGGCACCGGGTCGAAGACCAGCCCGCGTCCGCTCTGCGCCCACAGGATCTGCCGGGTCAGGTCCACGCAGGTGATCCGGTACGGCTTCACGGGGCAGGCCCGCCGCTGCGCGGGGCTGCGCCGGACCTTGTCCGCGACGAGGAAGCGGTACGTCCGCAGGGTGGCCCTGCCTTCCGCGGGGCGGACACCGAGGCGCTGCTGGAGCCGCCGGATGGCCGCGCAGTCGGCGGCGGACTGCCGTCCGTCGACGGGCAGCCGCAGCTCCCGCTCCAGTTCGCGCTGGTAGGGGGCGGTGCCGGAGCGGCACGCGGGACCCTGGGCGGGTCCGGGAGGCGCCGCGTACGACGCGGGGACGGCCAACGACAGGGCGGCGATCGCCGGGAGGAGCCAACGCATCGCACCAGCTTCACCCGTGCGCCGCCGCTCCCCGGGCGACACGACCCGACCATCCCACGATTGCTCCGAACAGCGGTCTCCGGTTCCGGCCCCGCAACCCTGTTGCAACGTGTCGGCGGGCAGGGTCCCGCCATGGACCGTCATGAGACGAAGGACACCGGGAACGACTCCCCTCGTGTGCAGCTCACGCCCGCCGCCGCCCTGCTCCTGCGGAAGTTGCGGGAGGTGCACGGGCCGCTGATGTTCCATCAGTCCGGCGGCTGCTGCGACGGCAGCGCCCCCATGTGCTACCCGGACGGCGAGTTCCGTACCGGCCAATCCGACGTCCACCTCGCGTCGCTGACGGTCGAAGGGGTGGCCGAGCCCGTAGCGTTCTGGATGTCGAAGAGCCAGTACGAGCTGTGGAGCCACACCCGGCTGATCGTGGACGTCGTGCCGGGGCGCGGCAGCGGCTTCTCGCTGGAGGCCCCGGAAGGCGTACGTTTCCTGATCCGTTCCCGGCTGGTCGGGACGTAGCCACCGGGATCTGGTGAACTCCTCTGGCTGCTGCGACAGTTGGTTCGCTGCCCGGTCGAAAACCAGGGGGATCTGTGACTCGCCAGAAGCAACGCGGTGGACGGTTCAGAACGGCCCTGACACTTGCCACGACGCTCGGCATGCTGGCCGGTGCCGCTCTCACGGGAGCGGCGCCGGCCGGTGCCGCTTCGGGGGGTGTCGCGCACGCGTCCGGCCCGGTGGCGCCGGGGGTGGAGTATCGATACTTCGACGTGGCGGGATCCCACGGGGCCGCCCGCGTGCACGTGCTCGACGTGGATCTGCGCGACCCGCGCACCAGTGTCGGCCTGCTGTATCCGGGCAAGGTCGCCGCGCGTGCGCCCGTCTCCGCGCTCGCGGACGGCGCCGGTGCCGTCGGCGGCATCAACGGCGACTTCTTCAACATCTCCGAGACGCAGCACCCCGGCGTCGAGGCGACCGGCGCACCCGTCGGTCCTGCGATCGCGGCTGGCCACGCGCTCAAGGGCGCCGTGCCGAACGGGCAGCGCTTCGGGCCCGCGATGCCGCCGGGCGTGACCACCGAGGCCGTCCTCGGCGTCGGGTACGACCGCAGGGCCCGCCTGGACAGCCTCGCCCTCGACGGGCACCTCCGCACCCGGGACGCCCGCCTTCCGCTGGGCGGCCTCAACCAGTACGCGCTGCCGGTGGGTTCCGTGGGCGCGTTCACCAGCGACTGGGGCTCCGTGTCGCGGGTGCGCGCGACCTGCGGCACCGACACGAGCCGCGGCGCGCCGTGCAGCACGGACACCCACGAGGTGACGGTCCGCGGCGGACGCGTGGTGGCCTCGGCCGACACGCCGGGCACCGGTCCGATCGCCCGCGGCACCACGGTCCTGGTGGGCCGCGAGGCGGGCGCGCAGGAGCTGCGGAAGCTGTCGGCGGGCGACTGGGTGCACGTCAAGCACCGCCTGGTCGCGGCCGAGTCCCGCATGCCTCTGCGCTTCGCCCTCGGCGGCTACCCGGTGCTCCGTGGTGGCGAGCCGCTGCCCGGCCTCGACGGGACCGCGTCGGCGGTGCGGACGGCCGCGGGGATCGCCGACGGCGGCCGTCGCCTGCTGCTCCTTTCCCTCGACGGGTCCCCCGAGTTCCGTACGGGCCTGACGATCGCCGAGATGGCGCGGACCCTTCAGGAGCTGGGCGCGCGGGACGGCTTCAGCCTGGACGGCGGCGGCTCCTCCACCCTGGTCTCCGCGACGTCCACGCTGGTGGCGCGGCTCCCGGGCGCCGAAGCCGTCACGGTCCGCAACAACCCCAGCGGGGGCATCGAGCGTCCGGTACCGAACGGCATCGGCGTGTTCTCCCGCACCTGAGCCGGTCGTTCACTCGCCGTCCCGCACCGCCACGAGCCCGTTGAACGCGCCCACGTAGGCCGTCCCGTCGGGGCCCAGCGTGACGGGCGCCCAGTTGTTGTCGTACGCGATGCCCGTGCCGGCGAGCCGCTTCCAGCGGGTGTCGCCGGTGCGGAAGTCGACGGCGGTCAGGTACCACGCATCGATGCCGAGGCGGTTGGGTTCCTTCGTGTAGAAGTACAGCAGGCCGTTGGCGGTGGACAGTTTCGGCACCGTCGACGGGGAGCGTTCGGCGCTCTCCCAGACGGTGTCGCAGCCGGTGCCGTCCTCGCGCACATCGATCCTGCTGACGCCGCCGACGACGCTGCGGCCGAGGGTGAGCGAGGTGATGTTCTCGTAGCCGTAGTTGTTCTCGACGACGAGGCTGTCGCCCCAGGTGATCAGCGAGTTGTCGGTGGTGGAGGCGCCGGAGCCGAAGACGGGAACCTTGCAGACGAGCCGCTCGTCGTCCGGCACGTCGGTGCCGCGCCGGTAGACGAGGACGTTCATGCGGTCGTCGGCGTTGTCGGTGATCGCCACGTAGTCGTCGTGCGCGCCGAAGAGGTCTGGCGTGGTGCCGGAGCCCTGGTTGACCGAGCCGGGCTTGGTGCCGGTGCCGCGGTCGTACGTCCGGCGCCAGAGGGCCTTGGGCGTGCCGTCCGCGGTGGCCCGGAAGCTGTAGAGGGCGTGGTCGGAGACGATCGAGACGCCGTCACGTGCGACGGAGAACGAGTTCTGGATCTCCTCGCCGTCGAGGCGGACGGAGCGGATGGCGCCGGACTTCGGGTCGACGGTGCCGATGCGCCCCTGCCGGGTCACCCACCAGATGCGCCCCTCCCAGTCCGGCATCACCGATGTGACGGGGTCGCACTCGCCGCTCGGGTAGAGGTTGGTCCAGCTCACGCAGTCGTGCGGAACGTGGTCCGTCAGGTCCCACTCCTTGTCGACGACGAAGCGCCAGCCACCGCCCGGGGTGCGTTCGTGCGCGAGTCGCACGATGTGCTGGCGCGAGTCGGCGAGGACGAGCCGGTCCTCGTTGTCGAGGTACGAATAGGCGCCGCCCGACGTGT
The sequence above is a segment of the Streptomyces sp. Je 1-369 genome. Coding sequences within it:
- a CDS encoding DUF779 domain-containing protein, which translates into the protein MDRHETKDTGNDSPRVQLTPAAALLLRKLREVHGPLMFHQSGGCCDGSAPMCYPDGEFRTGQSDVHLASLTVEGVAEPVAFWMSKSQYELWSHTRLIVDVVPGRGSGFSLEAPEGVRFLIRSRLVGT
- a CDS encoding phosphodiester glycosidase family protein, with product MLAGAALTGAAPAGAASGGVAHASGPVAPGVEYRYFDVAGSHGAARVHVLDVDLRDPRTSVGLLYPGKVAARAPVSALADGAGAVGGINGDFFNISETQHPGVEATGAPVGPAIAAGHALKGAVPNGQRFGPAMPPGVTTEAVLGVGYDRRARLDSLALDGHLRTRDARLPLGGLNQYALPVGSVGAFTSDWGSVSRVRATCGTDTSRGAPCSTDTHEVTVRGGRVVASADTPGTGPIARGTTVLVGREAGAQELRKLSAGDWVHVKHRLVAAESRMPLRFALGGYPVLRGGEPLPGLDGTASAVRTAAGIADGGRRLLLLSLDGSPEFRTGLTIAEMARTLQELGARDGFSLDGGGSSTLVSATSTLVARLPGAEAVTVRNNPSGGIERPVPNGIGVFSRT
- a CDS encoding choice-of-anchor A family protein, producing MTFPSLVRTGTRYLCLLGIVAGTSLSAVPVAEAAAKPLPGGLGPCVPGNCPDGDYPPTNNGGIKYRDNGINIYVGGDFLVREKAAEAEGRVVVLGDFDQDKAAGASSIYNVGEAGVGSRVAPPKGADWLTAGGSVTVAGGERLLAEDGVVRYAKDADGTILATKRKDRDAAEPYIPLRDELTAASQCYAHPDGGTRTPTGTATHAGGETLFRGDNTSMLQVFNVDFDLMGGSGGQEGIRFEGIPDGATILVNILGTKRTINTYSGTIDDSSQLNKLRSRLLWNFPDATSVEVKGTGQFQGSVLVGNQGSTTTVSVPGMNGRFFTTGSLTHTSSASGGGGQEFHNYPFLGDLPDCATAPATGEVKVVKTDDDGGKPLKGAEFELWRESNGDDGLQTGGDDPDTKVGDPCVTEAQGECARTVPLGTYYWRETKAPKGYERPDPNVFGPVELTEANASEGVSVPATNRKKDEPSVKEGLVSVVKKDQDTGKPLPGAVFQLWHETNGEPGLQRGGADPDTAKGSPCTTNSSGACRRTVTAGTYYWVETKAPDGYDLPDPAAFGPLTLTESDVALGASVEALNRKERQPDVHGSLTVVKKDKKTGRPLPGAVFQLWRESNGTPGLQTSGARRDTLADRGCATDGRGRCAFQGLTPGSYYLRETAVPDGYVMPAKKVSGPHKVTKPAKDVTVTLTNQRGGGKKGK
- a CDS encoding L,D-transpeptidase → MRWLLPAIAALSLAVPASYAAPPGPAQGPACRSGTAPYQRELERELRLPVDGRQSAADCAAIRRLQQRLGVRPAEGRATLRTYRFLVADKVRRSPAQRRACPVKPYRITCVDLTRQILWAQSGRGLVFDPVPVRSGRDGLETRRGWQRIYWKHRDHYSTIYRVPMPYAQFFNGGQALHGTRSDLFSSGSGGCVNLAVGDARRLYDLLQKGDRIYLWGTKPGTGG